In one window of Henckelia pumila isolate YLH828 chromosome 1, ASM3356847v2, whole genome shotgun sequence DNA:
- the LOC140862168 gene encoding uncharacterized protein: protein MTHPDSSGRLVKWSVELGEYDIEYQPRKSIKAQALSDFLTEVATFGQEEVWRVFVDGASGVEGSGVGVILISPTQEKIEIAVKLDFQASNNEAEYEAVIAGMQRAREIGVSHIIIYFDSQLVVQQVKNTFYTREEKLIKYCKIIEELGASFTTWSIEQIPREENRETDALAKRAVTGENVGKESLVQREMVAAIEAREPVLREDTWMAPVVKYLTHGDLPEDKGQARVTQRQVARFAILGGRLYRRSYQGPLLKFLGEGETEYVLRKVHEGCCGNHGGSMSLVRRVLLFGYWWPTLQADASKITRSCDGCQRFGNIQHSPASSLNPVWASCPFDQWGLDIVGPFPQARAQKKFLLVVVDYFSKWVEAEPLAKITEAEVMKFLWKNIVCRFGLPRKLVSDNGRQFQGQKLADWCAEMNIKQAFTSVAYPQSNGQTEVTNRTIVRSLQAWLHGMGKDWVEEIPSVLWAYRTTPHRATQESPFSLVYGSEAILPVEIGQPSSRIRAYEDTEEGARAQELDLIEERREKAARRMEAYRARVMRAYNRKVKPREL, encoded by the coding sequence ATGACTCATCCGGATTCCTCGGGGAGGCTCGTAAAATGGTCAGTGGAGTTGGGAGAATATGACATTGAATACCAGCCGCGTAAATCCATCAAAGCCCAGGCTTTATCCGATTTTTTGACAGAGGTGGCCACTTTTGGCCAAGAGGAAGTATGGAGGGTTTTTGTAGATGGAGCAAGTGGTGTTGAAGGCAGTGGTGTAGGGGTCATCCTAATATCACCTACCCAGGAGAAAATCGAGATAGCCGTAAAGCTGGATTTCCAGGCCTCCAACAACGAAGCTGAATATGAGGCTGTGATAGCTGGGATGCAACGGGCTCGGGAAATCGGGGTAAgtcatattataatatattttgactCACAGTTGGTTGTTCAACAAGTAAAGAACACCTTCTATACCCGAGAGgagaaattgataaaatattgtaaGATAATTGAAGAACTTGGGGCCAGTTTCACTACTTGGAGTATAGAGCAGATACCCCGGGAAGAAAATAGGGAAACAGATGCCTTGGCTAAAAGAGCGGTCACTGGGGAAAATGTTGGTAAAGAATCCCTGGTACAGAGGGAAATGGTGGCTGCCATAGAAGCTCGGGAGCCGGTCCTCCGAGAAGATACATGGATGGCCCCGGTGGTCAAGTACCTTACCCATGGGGACCTCCCGGAAGACAAAGGACAAGCCCGGGTCACACAAAGACAGGTAGCCAGATTTGCTATTTTAGGAGGAAGGCTTTATAGGCGTTCCTATCAGGGCCCTTTGCTCAAATTCTTGGGGGAAGGGGAAACAGAATATGTCTTGCGAAAAGTGCACGAGGGATGTTGTGGAAACCATGGAGGGTCTATGAGTCTGGTCCGAAGGGTATTGTTGTTCGGATACTGGTGGCCCACTTTGCAGGCTGATGCATCTAAAATTACCCGGTCTTGTGATGGATGTCAGAGGTTTGGCAATATACAGCATAGCCCGGCAAGTAGCTTGAATCCCGTATGGGCATCGTGCCCCTTTGACCAATGGGGTCTGGACATAGTAGGACCTTTTCCACAAGCCCGGGCACAGAAGAAGTTCTTGCTGGTAGTCGTTGATTATTTTTCTAAGTGGGTGGAGGCAGAGCCTCTGGCAAAAATAACAGAAGCCGAAGTGATGAAGTTTTTGTGGAAGAACATAGTGTGCCGGTTTGGGCTCCCAAGGAAGTTGGTTTCGGATAATGGTAGGCAGTTTCAGGGGCAGAAATTGGCAGATTGGTGTGCCGAGATGAACATTAAGCAGGCCTTCACCTCAGTCGCCTATCCTCAAAGTAATGGTCAAACAGAAGTGACCAACCGTACTATTGTTCGATCTTTACAGGCTTGGTTGCATGGAATGGGGAAAGATTGGGTTGAAGAGATCCCAAGTGTGTTGTGGGCCTATCGAACCACACCTCATAGGGCTACACAGGAATCACCTTTTAGCCTGGTATATGGTTCGGAGGCTATTCTGCCAGTAGAGATTGGACAACCTTCATCTCGGATTAGGGCATATGAGGATACGGAAGAAGGAGCCCGAGCACAAGAATTGGATCTCATTGAAGAGCGAAGGGAGAAAGCAGCTCGCAGAATGGAGGCCTATAGAGCTCGGGTGATGAGAGCCTATAATCGAAAAGTCAAACCTCGGGAACTATAG